From one Solanum stenotomum isolate F172 chromosome 12, ASM1918654v1, whole genome shotgun sequence genomic stretch:
- the LOC125848208 gene encoding zingipain-2-like: MAFNFCLKNIIVLVLFLILSLCPFIVTSRDLKESSMLERHEKWMAHHGRVYKDDIEKEHRFKTFKENVEFIESFNQNGTQRYKLAINKYADLTTEEFKASFMGLDTSLLSQQESTDTTTSFKYGSVTEVPYSMDWRKSGSVTEIKDQGVCGCCWAFSAVAAIEGAYQIANNELISLSEQQLLDCSTQNKGCEGGLMTVAYDFLLQNNGGGITTETNYPYEAAQKVCKTEQSAAVTISGYEVVPSSESSLLKAVVNQPISVGIAANHEFHMYGSGIYDGSCSPSLNHAVTVIGYGTSEEDGTKYWIVKNSWGSSWGEEGYMRIARDVGVDGGHCGIAKVASFPTV, translated from the exons ATGGCTTTCAATTTTTGCCTCAAGAATATTattgttcttgttctttttctcaTTCTTAGCCTATGTCCCTTTATAGTGACTTCCCGTGACTTAAAAGAATCATCCATGCTTGAAAGGCATGAAAAATGGATGGCTCATCATGGACGTGTATACAAAGATGATATAGAAAAAGAACATCGCTTCAAAACATTTAAGGAAAACGTTGAGTTCATCGAATCGTTCAACCAGAACGGAACTCAACGTTATAAGCTAGCCATCAATAAATATGCTGATCTGACCACTGAGGAATTTAAAGCATCATTTATGGGGCTTGACACTTCATTATTATCCCAACAAGAATCAACAGATACAACAACGTCCTTTAAATATGGTAGTGTGACTGAAGTTCCATATAGCATGGACTGGAGAAAGTCGGGAAGTGTCACAGAAATCAAAGATCAAGGTGTATGTG GATGTTGTTGGGCATTTTCTGCAGTCGCGGCTATAGAAGGAGCATATCAAATTGCAAACAACGAACTAATCTCACTATCGGAGCAACAACTATTGGATTGCTCTACGCAGAACAAAGGTTGTGAGGGCGGACTAATGACGGTAGCCTACGACTTTTTACTTCAGAATAATGGCGGGGGCATTACCACGGAGACTAACTATCCTTATGAAGCAGCTCAAAAAGTTTGCAAGACCGAACAATCAGCAGCAGTGACTATCAGTGGCTACGAAGTTGTACCATCTAGTGAGTCATCGTTGTTGAAAGCTGTAGTGAATCAACCAATTTCTGTTGGTATTGCGGCTAACCATGAGTTTCATATGTACGGAAGTGGAATATATGATGGAAGTTGTAGCCCTAGCCTGAATCATGCAGTGACAGTGATAGGCTATGGGACAAGTGAAGAAGATGGTACAAAATATTGGATAGTGAAGAATTCATGGGGGAGTAGTTGGGGTGAGGAAGGATATATGAGAATTGCTAGAGATGTTGGAGTTGATGGTGGCCATTGTGGCATTGCAAAGGTTGCTTCTTTCCCAACTGTTtga